In the bacterium genome, one interval contains:
- the pdxA gene encoding 4-hydroxythreonine-4-phosphate dehydrogenase PdxA, whose translation MTAGGHIPALAITQGDPAGVGPEILLKWASTRPGGFLPLLVAERSALEQVRETVTGETGIVFEYLTSLESREQLLDREEKDGIAVLDPMAVARSIRYGDSGPKDAAAAIGCLETGVQLALSGLVDAVVTAPVSKYSIAKHHLPSFRGQTDFVAEICGKGTYGRDFLMTFLTSDLQVALLTTHIALAEAVSSLNADSIVQAVKCLQENAGGRILVAGLNPHAGEGGLMGREDLDILEPAIARCREAGIDVGGPESADSLFARARRGECDWVLALYHDQGLIPVKTVAFGTATNWTLGLPIIRTSVDHGTAFDLAGQGRADARPLERVVEATLDLIAGRLPRPRGHLS comes from the coding sequence TTGACGGCAGGAGGCCACATTCCGGCCCTGGCTATCACCCAGGGCGATCCGGCCGGGGTGGGACCGGAGATCCTCTTGAAGTGGGCGTCGACCCGGCCAGGGGGCTTCTTGCCGCTCCTCGTGGCTGAGAGGTCGGCTCTGGAGCAGGTGCGCGAAACGGTGACCGGCGAAACCGGGATCGTTTTCGAGTACCTGACCTCACTCGAGAGCCGTGAGCAGCTGCTCGATCGCGAAGAGAAGGACGGCATCGCCGTACTGGATCCGATGGCGGTGGCACGCAGTATCCGCTATGGAGATTCCGGGCCGAAAGACGCCGCAGCCGCGATCGGTTGCCTTGAAACCGGCGTCCAGCTGGCGCTCTCCGGCCTGGTCGACGCGGTGGTCACCGCGCCGGTCAGCAAATACTCGATCGCCAAGCATCACCTTCCGAGCTTCCGAGGACAGACCGACTTCGTCGCGGAGATCTGTGGCAAGGGCACGTACGGGCGCGATTTCTTGATGACCTTCCTTACTTCCGATCTTCAAGTCGCATTGCTCACTACTCACATTGCGCTGGCCGAGGCCGTGAGCTCTCTGAACGCTGACTCGATTGTCCAGGCGGTGAAGTGTCTGCAAGAAAACGCCGGTGGCCGCATCCTGGTTGCGGGTTTGAATCCCCATGCCGGGGAAGGTGGCCTCATGGGCCGGGAGGATCTCGACATCCTCGAGCCGGCGATTGCAAGGTGCCGTGAGGCGGGCATTGATGTCGGCGGTCCCGAAAGCGCCGACTCCCTTTTCGCCCGCGCGCGCCGGGGCGAGTGCGACTGGGTGCTGGCTCTCTACCATGATCAGGGCCTCATCCCGGTCAAGACCGTCGCCTTCGGCACCGCCACGAACTGGACACTCGGTTTGCCGATCATCCGCACTTCCGTGGATCACGGCACGGCCTTCGATCTGGCGGGTCAGGGCCGGGCCGATGCCCGCCCGCTCGAGCGCGTGGTCGAAGCGACCCTGGACCTGATCGCCGGCCGGCTGCCGCGACCTCGGGGACACCTTTCCTAG